Proteins encoded within one genomic window of Perognathus longimembris pacificus isolate PPM17 chromosome 28, ASM2315922v1, whole genome shotgun sequence:
- the Usp51 gene encoding ubiquitin carboxyl-terminal hydrolase 51 isoform X2 produces the protein MMAQVPEASRSSDSDAGLSSGGGGGASVEQEAEKAGKMEEEATGAAQTYAVQEAEMKLESGLETEPAPEENLPRSGSGDEKVLLPTPSSYHSSTSSFSPRRKPRPRPQSRSRCTRGPLRFLVPPPPPIRLPPPPPLPSRAPAWRRSRRRYRPVSRPQTRRSCPSDLDGFSDPGGFGDWLQEVEFDQGPTGCSHVVSFKVAKNWQKNLRMIYQRFVWSGTPETRKRKAKSCICHVCSTHMNRLHSCLSCVYFGCFTEKHIHKHAEAQQHNLAVDLYHGVIYCFMCKDYVYDKDIEQIAKETKEKIMKVLTSTSTEFSYEQSMPLGVEDNKSTCESKEQELNLVKPKKKRRKKVVYTVGLRGLINLGNTCFMNCIVQALTHIPLLKDFFLSDKHKCIMTSPSLCLVCEMSSLFHAMYSGSRTPHIPYKLLHLIWIHAEHLAGYRQQDAHEFLIAILDVLHRHSKDDSDEQETSNPNCCNCIIDQIFTGGLQSDVTCQACHSVSTTIDPCWDISLDLPGSYATFSSQNSEWADSTMSRDDHIPGIPSLTDCLKWFTRPEPLGSSAKIKCSSCQSYQESTKQLTMKKLPKVACFHLKRFEHVGKQRRKINTFISFPLELDMTPFLASTKESIMKDGQPPTNCLSDENKYSLFAVINHHGTLESGHYTSFIRQQEDQWFSCDDAIITKATIEDLLYSEGYLLFYHKQCLEKD, from the coding sequence ATGATGGCCCAGGTTCCAGAAGCTTCCCGGTCCTCCGACTCTGATGCGGGCTTGAGTTCGGGCGGCGGGGGAGGAGCCTCTGTggagcaggaggctgagaaggcggggaaaatggaggaggaggcgACAGGGGCAGCGCAGACATACGCGGTCCAGGAAGCCGAGATGAAGCTGGAGTCTGGGCTAGAGACCGAACCTGCGCCCGAGGAGAACTTGCCGCGGAGCGGCAGTGGCGATGAGAAGGTGCTCCTACCAACCCCCTCTTCCTATCACAGCAGCACCTCGTCCTTTAGCCCGCGCCGCAAGCCCCGCCCTCGGCCCCAGTCCCGCTCCCGCTGCACCCGCGGCCCGCTAAGGTTCCTAGTTCCACCCCCGCCTCCGATccggctcccgccgccgccgccgctcccatCGCGTGCCCCGGCTTGGCGCCGATCCCGGCGTAGATACCGGCCTGTATCCAGGCCCCAGACACGGAGAAGCTGCCCTAGTGACCTAGACGGCTTTAGCGATCCAGGCGGCTTTGGGGACTGGTTGCAGGAGGTTGAGTTTGATCAGGGTCCCACAGGCTGCTCTCACGTGGTGAGCTTTAAAGTAGCCAAAAACTGGCAGAAGAATCTGCGAATGATCTACCAGCGTTTCGTTTGGAGTGGAACCCCGGAGACTAGGAAACGTAAGGCAAAGTCATGCATCTGTCATGTATGTAGTACCCATATGAACAGACTACACTCTTGTCTGTCCTGTGTTTATTTTGGCTGCTTTACTGAGAAACATATTCATAAACATGCAGAAGCCCAACAGCACAATTTAGCAGTAGACCTCTATCATGGAGTTATATATTGCTTTATGTGTAAGGATTATGTATATGACAAGGATATAGAACAGAttgccaaagaaacaaaagagaaaattatgaAAGTGTTAACTTCCACCTCAACTGAATTTTCCTATGAACAGTCTATGCCATTGGGGGTTGAAGATAATAAGTCAACCTGTGAATCAAAGGAACAGGAGCTCAATTTGGTGAAAcccaagaaaaagaggaggaaaaaggtaGTCTATACTGTAGGCTTGAGAGGGCTAATCAACCTTGGGAACACCTGTTTTATGAATTGTATTGTGCAGGCACTTACTCATATTCCTCTGCTGAAGGATTTCTTCTTATCTGATAAGCACAAATGTATAATGACAAGCCCCAGTTTGTGTTTGGTATGTGAAATGTCTTCACTTTTTCATGCTATGTACTCTGGGAGCCGAACTCCTCATATTCCCTATAAGTTACTGCACCTGATATGGATTCATGCAGAACATTTAGCAGGGTACAGGCAGCAGGATGCCCACGAGTTTCTTATTGCAATATTAGATGTGCTGCATAGACATAGTAAAGATGATAGTGATGAACAGGAAACCAGCAATCCCAACTGCTGTAATTGCATCATAGACCAAATCTTTACAGGTGGCTTACAGTCAGATGTGACATGTCAAGCCTGTCACAGTGTCTCCACCACCATAGACCCATGCTGGGACATCAGCTTGGATTTACCTGGTTCTTATGCCACATTCAGTTCCCAAAACTCAGAGTGGGCTGACAGCACAATGAGCAGGGATGACCATataccaggaatcccctcccttacCGATTGCCTAAAGTGGTTTACAAGGCCAGAGCCCCTAGGAAGCAGTGCCAAAATCAAGTGCAGTAGTTGCCAAAGCTACCAAGAATCTACCAAACAGCTCACAATGAAGAAATTGCCTAAGGTGGCCTGTTTTCATCTCAAGCGGTTTGAACATGTAGGCAAACAGAGGCGAAAGATTAatacttttatctcttttcctctgGAGCTGGACATGACTCCATTTTTGGCCTCTACTAAAGAGAGCATCATGAAAGACGGCCAGCCACCAACAAATTGTTTGTCTGATGAGAATAAGTATTCCTTATTTGCAGTGATTAACCACCATGGAACTTTGGAAAGTGGCCACTACACCAGCTTCATCCGTCAACAAGAGGATCAGTGGTTCAGCTGTGATGATGCTATCATCACCAAGGCTACCATTGAGGACTTACTCTACAGTGAAGGGTATTTACTATTCTACCACAAGCAGTGTCTAGAGAAAGACTAG
- the Usp51 gene encoding ubiquitin carboxyl-terminal hydrolase 51 isoform X1 — translation MKGPKQEKRCESTRAKEQERALERGVPKVSLVGRAEDGADRAPKHRRRSFANAFLLPPGSGLMMAQVPEASRSSDSDAGLSSGGGGGASVEQEAEKAGKMEEEATGAAQTYAVQEAEMKLESGLETEPAPEENLPRSGSGDEKVLLPTPSSYHSSTSSFSPRRKPRPRPQSRSRCTRGPLRFLVPPPPPIRLPPPPPLPSRAPAWRRSRRRYRPVSRPQTRRSCPSDLDGFSDPGGFGDWLQEVEFDQGPTGCSHVVSFKVAKNWQKNLRMIYQRFVWSGTPETRKRKAKSCICHVCSTHMNRLHSCLSCVYFGCFTEKHIHKHAEAQQHNLAVDLYHGVIYCFMCKDYVYDKDIEQIAKETKEKIMKVLTSTSTEFSYEQSMPLGVEDNKSTCESKEQELNLVKPKKKRRKKVVYTVGLRGLINLGNTCFMNCIVQALTHIPLLKDFFLSDKHKCIMTSPSLCLVCEMSSLFHAMYSGSRTPHIPYKLLHLIWIHAEHLAGYRQQDAHEFLIAILDVLHRHSKDDSDEQETSNPNCCNCIIDQIFTGGLQSDVTCQACHSVSTTIDPCWDISLDLPGSYATFSSQNSEWADSTMSRDDHIPGIPSLTDCLKWFTRPEPLGSSAKIKCSSCQSYQESTKQLTMKKLPKVACFHLKRFEHVGKQRRKINTFISFPLELDMTPFLASTKESIMKDGQPPTNCLSDENKYSLFAVINHHGTLESGHYTSFIRQQEDQWFSCDDAIITKATIEDLLYSEGYLLFYHKQCLEKD, via the exons ATGAAGGGACCGAAGCAAGAAAAAAGGTGCGAGAGCACAAGAGCGAAAGAGCAAGAGAGGGCGCTAGAGCGTGGAGTACCGAAAGTGAGCTTGGTGGGAAGGGCAGAAGATGGAGCAGACCGGGCCCCGAAGCATAG GCGCCGATCGTTTGCAAACGCATTTCTTCTCCCGCCTGGAAGTGGGCTGATGATGGCCCAGGTTCCAGAAGCTTCCCGGTCCTCCGACTCTGATGCGGGCTTGAGTTCGGGCGGCGGGGGAGGAGCCTCTGTggagcaggaggctgagaaggcggggaaaatggaggaggaggcgACAGGGGCAGCGCAGACATACGCGGTCCAGGAAGCCGAGATGAAGCTGGAGTCTGGGCTAGAGACCGAACCTGCGCCCGAGGAGAACTTGCCGCGGAGCGGCAGTGGCGATGAGAAGGTGCTCCTACCAACCCCCTCTTCCTATCACAGCAGCACCTCGTCCTTTAGCCCGCGCCGCAAGCCCCGCCCTCGGCCCCAGTCCCGCTCCCGCTGCACCCGCGGCCCGCTAAGGTTCCTAGTTCCACCCCCGCCTCCGATccggctcccgccgccgccgccgctcccatCGCGTGCCCCGGCTTGGCGCCGATCCCGGCGTAGATACCGGCCTGTATCCAGGCCCCAGACACGGAGAAGCTGCCCTAGTGACCTAGACGGCTTTAGCGATCCAGGCGGCTTTGGGGACTGGTTGCAGGAGGTTGAGTTTGATCAGGGTCCCACAGGCTGCTCTCACGTGGTGAGCTTTAAAGTAGCCAAAAACTGGCAGAAGAATCTGCGAATGATCTACCAGCGTTTCGTTTGGAGTGGAACCCCGGAGACTAGGAAACGTAAGGCAAAGTCATGCATCTGTCATGTATGTAGTACCCATATGAACAGACTACACTCTTGTCTGTCCTGTGTTTATTTTGGCTGCTTTACTGAGAAACATATTCATAAACATGCAGAAGCCCAACAGCACAATTTAGCAGTAGACCTCTATCATGGAGTTATATATTGCTTTATGTGTAAGGATTATGTATATGACAAGGATATAGAACAGAttgccaaagaaacaaaagagaaaattatgaAAGTGTTAACTTCCACCTCAACTGAATTTTCCTATGAACAGTCTATGCCATTGGGGGTTGAAGATAATAAGTCAACCTGTGAATCAAAGGAACAGGAGCTCAATTTGGTGAAAcccaagaaaaagaggaggaaaaaggtaGTCTATACTGTAGGCTTGAGAGGGCTAATCAACCTTGGGAACACCTGTTTTATGAATTGTATTGTGCAGGCACTTACTCATATTCCTCTGCTGAAGGATTTCTTCTTATCTGATAAGCACAAATGTATAATGACAAGCCCCAGTTTGTGTTTGGTATGTGAAATGTCTTCACTTTTTCATGCTATGTACTCTGGGAGCCGAACTCCTCATATTCCCTATAAGTTACTGCACCTGATATGGATTCATGCAGAACATTTAGCAGGGTACAGGCAGCAGGATGCCCACGAGTTTCTTATTGCAATATTAGATGTGCTGCATAGACATAGTAAAGATGATAGTGATGAACAGGAAACCAGCAATCCCAACTGCTGTAATTGCATCATAGACCAAATCTTTACAGGTGGCTTACAGTCAGATGTGACATGTCAAGCCTGTCACAGTGTCTCCACCACCATAGACCCATGCTGGGACATCAGCTTGGATTTACCTGGTTCTTATGCCACATTCAGTTCCCAAAACTCAGAGTGGGCTGACAGCACAATGAGCAGGGATGACCATataccaggaatcccctcccttacCGATTGCCTAAAGTGGTTTACAAGGCCAGAGCCCCTAGGAAGCAGTGCCAAAATCAAGTGCAGTAGTTGCCAAAGCTACCAAGAATCTACCAAACAGCTCACAATGAAGAAATTGCCTAAGGTGGCCTGTTTTCATCTCAAGCGGTTTGAACATGTAGGCAAACAGAGGCGAAAGATTAatacttttatctcttttcctctgGAGCTGGACATGACTCCATTTTTGGCCTCTACTAAAGAGAGCATCATGAAAGACGGCCAGCCACCAACAAATTGTTTGTCTGATGAGAATAAGTATTCCTTATTTGCAGTGATTAACCACCATGGAACTTTGGAAAGTGGCCACTACACCAGCTTCATCCGTCAACAAGAGGATCAGTGGTTCAGCTGTGATGATGCTATCATCACCAAGGCTACCATTGAGGACTTACTCTACAGTGAAGGGTATTTACTATTCTACCACAAGCAGTGTCTAGAGAAAGACTAG